DNA sequence from the Macrobrachium nipponense isolate FS-2020 chromosome 26, ASM1510439v2, whole genome shotgun sequence genome:
GCTTGTATAGTTTTATACAACAAAATGAAACCCATTAGTACATTTGGTTGTGCTTTATTAGCTGCTATTGTGAATGCTGCTTATACCTCGGTGTTCGACGCCCTCTGGACGTCAATTGGTGCCGAGGGAAACGATTATGATCTTACACATTTATATGACGATTGCGTGAACGACGTGAACGGACCGTGGAACTCACCAACGGCGGCAGGCATTGCTGCCACCGGTCTTGTTGTTGGTGGTCGCCTAGGTTGGTTGGCGTACAGGAAATGGAATAGTTTCGGCAAGGAAACTGAAGATGCGGACCAGGACCAAGAAACAGACAAGAGGAACACCCAAACCCAGGTGTCTCTAGAACATCTGGGACAACCGCAACCTGACCACGAACCAGATGTGGAGGAACACCAGGAAACCGAGAAAAGGAACGTCGAAACCCAGGTGTGTCTAGAACATCTGGGTCAAGTGCAATATGACAATGAACCAGGCGATGACATAGAAAATTCCAAATTGGCAGACATCTTGCATCTTCAAGAGGAACTGCTTGAGGAAAAGAAGCAGTTAGAGGAAGAACTGAGAGATGCTGCCAGTCAAAGAAACAGGATAGAGGAATGTCTGGAAGAAACACAAGAAGAAGTCCTGGTTCTGAAGGACGAAATGATGGCAATGGAATATGAAAACGAGCTGAGTTTACGAcagaaagaaactgaaattgCGGCTGCCAAAGACGCCTTGGAGGTGGCTTTAGACCAGCAGTGCAAAACAAATAACCTCTTAAAAGAGGCAGAGGCCCAGAACGAGGCTTTGCAACGTCGCCTTGTGGAAAAAGACGAGTTGATAAAGCAGAAAAAAGACGAACTGGGACGGAAAAATGAAGTCGAAGGCAGGGTGACAGAAGAAAGCGAGAGACTGAAAGCTGCTCTTCGACAGCAGATGCAAGAAGTctcaagaaaggaagaagagcTGAACGCGCGCTTGAGAGAAGTCACTCAGAAAGAAAAAGGCTTCgatttttacatgaaaaatgcTAAGAAGGAtctggaacagagagagaaaaatctctCCCAAAAAGGAAAGGAGCTGGACAAAAAGTTCTCCAATTTACAACAGGCGAAGAAGGACATCAAAAGGGAAGAGAAGAAAGCAGAAAAGGCAGGGCAATCAGCTCTGGAGAAGGAAAATGTCCTACTGAAATTGGAGAATGAGTTGAAGACGAGGGAAAGAGCTCTCctcaataaagaaaagaacctcCTTCAATTAGAAGAAAAGTTGCGAGGTAAAGAAGAAGCTGTCCTCACATTGAAAAATAATGTTATGAAGCTCGATGAAGAGTTGCAAGCCAAAGAAGAGGCTGTCATCGAAACTCAGAATAATCTGTTGAGATTCGATGAGAAACTACAGGCGAGAAAAGATGAACTGGTGGCAAAAGAAGAATCCATCAGCCACCAAGAATCTGTTCTGATGGAATTCGATCAGAAATTACAGGCAAGAGAAGAAGAACTGGTGGCAAAGGAAGAGTCCGCCCGCCAGCAAGAATCTGTTCTAATTGAATTCGATCAGAAattaaaggaaagagaagaagaactggTGGCCAAGGAAGAGTCCATCCGCCACCAGGAATCTGTTCTGATGGAATTCGATCAGAAATTAAAGGAAAGAGAACAAGAACTGTTGGGGAAAGAAGAGTCCGTCTGTCACCCAGAAATAGAAGAGGACTTACAAGGGCAAAGGCTCCCTCAAAGCGGGGCAAGTCCAGTGTTAGACGATAGGTTACCCGAAGGTGAACCCAAAGAAAGTTGTGAGACACCCCCAGTCAATGAGGACAAAATTCTACCTGCtggggaagaagaaaaaaccgAAGTCACCGAACTCTCAATTGCCGATCCCCACACTTCACTGAATGAAGTGGAGAATATTAAGGAAGAATGCTTcaaagagagaaaggggaaaggaaggaaaaatagacGCAGAAAGAGGCAGGAGAGACAGCAAGAGCGTCTTGAGGAGAATAGTCCAGTGTTAGAGGATGGGTTACCAGAAGAAGGTGAACCCAAAGAAAGTTGTGTGCCTACTTCACTGAATGAAGTGGAGAATGTGAAAGAAGAAGGCTTcagagagaagaaagggaaaggaaggaaaaatagacGCAGAAAGAGGCAGGAGAGACAGCAAGAGCGTTTTGAGAAGAAAAGTCCAGTGTTAGATGATGGGTTACCCAAAGGTAAACCCAAAGAAAGTTGTGAGACACCCTCAGTCGATGAGGACAGAATTCTGCCTACTTCACTGAATGAAGTGGAGAAAGTGAAACAAGAAGGCTtcagagagaggaaagggaaaggaaggaaaaatagaaaCAGAAAGAGGCAGGAGAGACAGCAAGAGCGTCTTGCGAAGGAAAACACCATTGTTTCAGAAGCAACCGCCAGACCTGAAGTGGAAGACGGTGAACCTGAAGAAGGAGGATCTGGAAGTCCAAACCTTTCAGATGAGGATGCATCACTACCTGCTGGGAAGGTCGACGTGGGAATGGCCCAACTATCCATTGCCAATCCCATCAACATCATCTATGATGTGGAACAATTGGAAGAAGAATGGatagaagaggagaagaaaggaaaacggagaaacagaaggagaaagaggcAGCGAGACCAGAGTGAAGATTATGCGCCTGTGAACAGTGAACCTGAATCAGGAGTTGAAGAAAATTCAATAATAGAGGACACTGTAGAAATGGAAGACAACAACGAATCACATGATGACAGCGAAGAATCACAGTATTGGGAAGACTCAGAAGATGGGGAGTTCTCAGAAGAGCAAGATGAGGAGGACGAGGATGACTCAGAAGTAGAGGATGAGGAGGACTctgaagaggatgaggaggactcTGAAGAGGATGCAGAGGATGAGGAGGActctgaagaggaagaggaggactctgaagaggatgaggaggactcTGAACAAGATGAGGAGGACTTTGAAGACGATGAGGAGGCTGTGAAGGAATCAgatcaagaagaagaggaagtggaTGAGAACTCAGAACATAAGAGGCCTAAAGTTAAAGCTAAAGCTAAAACTCAGGCTCAAGAGTATGTATGGCGGATTCCAGGGTTACCCAGGAAACGAATTCCGGGACTACAGAAGATGAGGCCGCCAAATCCGCAAGCGAAAAAATGCCGCAAGAAGACGAAGGAGCAAAAGAGCCAAATGAAACAGGCTCGAAAAAAACAAGTCCATCAAAAGGTTACAAGGAATCAGTTCCAGCGAGGAGGAAACAGATGGTGAAGGACGGACGAGAGGTAAAAAGTCTGGTCCTGGACTTAGCTTGCGGGTGACAAAGCCTGGCTTTCCCCACCAAG
Encoded proteins:
- the LOC135199709 gene encoding glutamic acid-rich protein-like, whose protein sequence is MKPISTFGCALLAAIVNAAYTSVFDALWTSIGAEGNDYDLTHLYDDCVNDVNGPWNSPTAAGIAATGLVVGGRLGWLAYRKWNSFGKETEDADQDQETDKRNTQTQVSLEHLGQPQPDHEPDVEEHQETEKRNVETQVCLEHLGQVQYDNEPGDDIENSKLADILHLQEELLEEKKQLEEELRDAASQRNRIEECLEETQEEVLVLKDEMMAMEYENELSLRQKETEIAAAKDALEVALDQQCKTNNLLKEAEAQNEALQRRLVEKDELIKQKKDELGRKNEVEGRVTEESERLKAALRQQMQEVSRKEEELNARLREVTQKEKGFDFYMKNAKKDLEQREKNLSQKGKELDKKFSNLQQAKKDIKREEKKAEKAGQSALEKENVLLKLENELKTRERALLNKEKNLLQLEEKLRGKEEAVLTLKNNVMKLDEELQAKEEAVIETQNNLLRFDEKLQARKDELVAKEESISHQESVLMEFDQKLQAREEELVAKEESARQQESVLIEFDQKLKEREEELVAKEESIRHQESVLMEFDQKLKEREQELLGKEESVCHPEIEEDLQGQRLPQSGASPVLDDRLPEGEPKESCETPPVNEDKILPAGEEEKTEVTELSIADPHTSLNEVENIKEECFKERKGKGRKNRRRKRQERQQERLEENSPVLEDGLPEEGEPKESCVPTSLNEVENVKEEGFREKKGKGRKNRRRKRQERQQERFEKKSPVLDDGLPKGKPKESCETPSVDEDRILPTSLNEVEKVKQEGFRERKGKGRKNRNRKRQERQQERLAKENTIVSEATARPEVEDGEPEEGGSGSPNLSDEDASLPAGKVDVGMAQLSIANPINIIYDVEQLEEEWIEEEKKGKRRNRRRKRQRDQSEDYAPVNSEPESGVEENSIIEDTVEMEDNNESHDDSEESQYWEDSEDGEFSEEQDEEDEDDSEVEDEEDSEEDEEDSEEDAEDEEDSEEEEEDSEEDEEDSEQDEEDFEDDEEAVKESDQEEEEVDENSEHKRPKVKAKAKTQAQEYVWRIPGLPRKRIPGLQKMRPPNPQAKKCRKKTKEQKSQMKQARKKQVHQKVTRNQFQRGGNRW